Below is a window of Ammoniphilus sp. CFH 90114 DNA.
CCATGCTGTGAAAAAGTAATCAACTCTCTCCCTTGCCGCTCAAAACAATCGAATGTGTTCGCGCCGGGGATACCCATGGTTGGGGACTTGCCGCATTGTTAAGGTAGAATCAAGCAGGATCGTAGATTTGGGACTTTCTTACGATGATTCTATTAAAATGACATGTTAAAATTAGTCTGTTTGGAATTATATCCTTTTTAAGGAAACAAGTACCACTTGTTTGAGCGGAATAAGTTCATCAATTAGGGAGAGGAGAGATGAAGTTGAAAAAATTAGCTATGGCAGTTGGTCTTATAGCGATCGTGGCTTCAACCCCCATGGTCACGCATGCCGTAAGTGAAATCCGCGCCAAACTAGCGCCACATATTAAAATAACAAACGAAGGAAATCTCATTGATACTTCTGCAGCAACACCTATTATTTATAATGGAACGACTTACGTACCGTTGCGTAAGGTGGGGGAAGCACTAGGTTATGATGTGACCTGGAATGGTGAATCCTCCACTGTCCAAATCAAGAAACCTGATGAGGCGTATCCACTCTATAAGGTAGAAGGAATTGAAGTAGTATCGTTAACCGCTTTCCCCGACGCATTTAAAGGAGTTACGGGAACCGTATTTGGAAGATATGATGTGAATGTTTCGTTTAACATCACCAAGGAATTGAATCGAAAGCCTATCTTTACACTTGAAGTGCTAGATAAAAATAAAAATGTAGTGAGTGCAACGGTCATTACGGTTCAAAGGACAAAACCGGATACATGGACCCATCCGTTGGTTTTTGATAATTTTGTTATGGCAAATGTACAAGACGTTGAAACGGCAAATGAGCTCTTGCGAACGAGTTACACCTATAGAATCAAAATAGAATAAACGTTAAAGAGTATGAGCGAAGGGCTGATCCTGACTTATACTCTTTTTTCATGGTCTATTTGCGAATGGGATAAGAAGCGGGGGGAGAAGGCAAATTCGGAGACTTGTTCTACTTGCTTTTGGTTATATGACTCGTGTTGTATGCGCGGGTCACTTCCTTCATTATGATCAGCCGGAAGCTTGGCAAGTGGCAGTTGAATCATTTCTAAGAAAAGTTGAGTCATCAACTCCATAGATCAGCTGTATGTATATAACGGTCTGAATACGAGGCTTATTTGGAGAGGTAAGGAACTGGTTTCTTTTTGGCTAATAGAGAGCTATAAAAATTGGTAGAATAGAAGAAAAGCAAAATGATAGGAGGAATGAATATGATGGAAGTGAAGCAATGGGCGCCGGATTTTACGTTGCCTGGCAGTAATGGAAAAGACGTGACGTTGTCTGACTTTAAAGGAAAAAACGTGGTTCTCTACTTTTACCCTAAGGATATGACTCCTGGGTGTACGACGGAAGCGTGTGATTTTCGTGATGATTATGCGTCCTTTCAAGCCTTGAATACCGTGGTCATCGGCATTAGCCCCGATCCAATCACGCAGCATCAAAAGTTCATCGCGAAGCACGATCTGAATTTTATTCTTTTAGCCGATGAGAGTCATGAAGTGGCAGAGAAATATGGCGTATGGAAGCTCAAGAAAAACTATGGAAAAGAGTACATGGGGATTGAGCGATCGACCTTTTTGATCGATCAGGAAGGGAGAATTGCGAAGGTTTATCCGAAGGTAAAGGTAAAGGGGCATGTTCAAGAGGTTTTAGCTTTTATAAAGGAGAACTTCGATTGAAACCAGAACACGAATCCGTAAGAGCGATGTGGAGGGACTTTCTTCGCAAGAAGGGAGTGCCTTCTGAAAAGGGCTATGCTTCCTGGCACTTTGAGCTAACAGAAGAATCGGCAAATAAGTTGGCTTATCTCGTGAAGAACGGACAGAAAAAAGCCACGGCTGCTGCGTTATGGTCATTTGAACAAAACAACGAGCCCTTACCGCAAGTGGGAGACTACAGCGTGATCACTGACTGGCATGGGATCGCTCCATCCAAACGACAAAGGTCGAAATCCTTCCTTTTCGCGACGTTACAGAGGAACACGCTCGGATTGAAGGAGAAGGCGATCTGAGTCTGGACTATTGGAGAAGGGTGCATGTAATCTACTATAAGAAGATTTGTGAGCAACTTGAAAAAGAGTTTACCGAAGAGCTTCCTGTTGTGTTTGAGCAATTTGAAGTCGTGTATGTACCCTAATGTCAAAAGAGCTATAGGGATATTATCCAAGGTGCTATGCTCGTTTCGGGGATGTTCAGGTTAGGGATTTACGCCATTTTTAAATGCTTGAACGGTAAGTGAAAGTTGAAGGGCTTGCCACTGCTCAATTAAAACAAAAAACCTATCCAACATTACGATTGGATAGGTTTTTTTCTTTCGGCTCTTCGGTAACTAAGTCTCCATTGGGTAGAAATGTCGTCAAAGCCCTGGCTAAGTTATTTTCCTTTATCCGTTATTTTCTATGCAAAAAGAGGAGATATAATTGAGATACGAATAATTAAAGATCTAAAGCCTCCTATCTGGTGAAGGTCGAATAGGGCCACATTTGGACAGGGCAAGGCCAAAAGAGCTTGAGTGTGTCAGAATACGAGCCTGATTCGGACAGGTCAAGGCCAAAAGAGCTTGAGTCTGTCAGAATACGAGTCTTATTTGGACAGGGCAAGGCCAATCGAACTTGAGTCTGTCAGAATACAAGCCTCATTTGAACAGGGCAAGGCCAATCGAGCTTGAGTCTGTCAGAATACGAGCCTGATTTGGACAGGTCAAGCCCAAAAGAGCTTGAGTCAGTCAGAATACGAGTCTCATTTGGACAGGGCAAGCTCAAAAGAGCTTGAGTGTGTCAGAATACGAGTCTTATTTGGACAGGCCAAGTCTAAAAGAGCTAGAACTTGTCAGAATACGAGCCTCATTCGGACCGGGCAAGCCCAAAAGAGCTTGAGTATGTCAGTATACGAGCCTCGTTCGCTCTCGTGGATACCCCCTTGGGTAAGAAACTGACCCATTCATAACCATAATACTAAGCCAGTTGGAGGATTATGTACCTTTGTGAAGAATAAGGAAATCCATACGTATTTTTAGGGGGAAGGGTTTCATGAAGTGGAAATGGTTTCGGATGGTCTCCATAGTGGGGATGGCGCTCCGGTTTTTCTTACAGATTTTTTGGTACCAATGGAGGAAAAAAACGGGGCATGAATGGGATGGATTAATGCGGCGCCAAGCGCGAGAGTTTAGGGAGAAGGCCATTCGGCTTCAAGGCTTACTTATTAAGGTGGGGCAATTCTTAAGTACTAGAGGGGATATGCTTCCTAAGCCTTTTGTCGAAGAAATTACGCGGCTTGTAGATCAGGTTCCAGCCGGAGGTTGGGATCAAGCGAGGGTACAGCTTGAACGGGAATGGGGAACATCCTACCGTGAAATTTTGCGAAGTGTCGGAAGCGAACCGGTTGCGTCCGCATCGATTGGGGAGGTGTACCGTGCGGAGCTGCTGGATGGAACGAGTGTGGCGGTGAAGATTCAGCGCACCGGTATTGATAAGGTCATTGCAGCGGACTTTCAAGCTCTAAGGATCATCACATGGATTGCGCGGTTTACTCCTTTTTCAGATAAGGCGAATTTCCCTATGCTATACAAGGAAATGAAGACGGTTATCGAGCGGGAGTTGGATTTTAAAAAGGAAATGGAGACCGCACAACAGTTTAAGGAGCGATTTCAAAGAGAAGAGGTGCAGGTTTATATACCCGAAGTGTATTCGGAATACACCACGAAAAAAGTATTGGTCATGGAGTGGGTCGAAGGACAGAAGATTACGGATACTGACTTTTTGAACCAATCCGGCATCGACAGAAAAGGTTTGGCGGAAAGGCTCTTGAAGCTTTTTATACCTCAGTATTTGGAGCAAGGAAAATTTCATGCCGATCCTCATTCCGGCAATGTCCTGGTGAATGAGAAGGGTGAGATCATTCTCCTTGATTTTGGGATGATGGGGGAAATCAGCAAAAAAGACGCGGAGCACCTTCAGCAGCTTCTGATTGCTTTAGGTGTGAAAAATTATGCCAAAGCGGTGGAGCACCTGATCAAGCTGGAATTTGTCCTTCCTTCCGCCAACCGAAAAGAGATGGAAGTGATGCTTGAAGAAGCTCTTTCTTTTGACCTGAAATCGTTTAAGCAGATGACTCAAATGGAAATGTTGAAAATGAAGATGGAGCTTCAGAAGGTGATTGAGGCCCTGCCGATTCAGGTACCGACACGCTTCGTGTTTTTGGGTCGATCCTTTATCACGGTGGAAGGGCTGATTGCCACGATCTATCCTGACGGAGATGTAGTCGGGCTGGGTGAGCCCATTCTTAAGGAGTGGTTTGAGCAGCATCAGGGTGGATGGTGGAAGCTGGTGGCCAGTTGGGTTCAAGGACAGCCTTTCTTTCAAACGCTTCAAAGCCTTCCTAGCTTGTTGGAGGAACCGCGCAGATACCGAGAGTGGCAGGAGGAAGCACAGCGAAGATCGTTTGAGTTTGAACATGCCAGGGACAAAAAGAGGGATGCCTTTATCGTGCTCGTCTTATCCATCGTCCTGGCATTCATAGCCTATGGATTACGAAATCCGACTTTATGGATGGCTTCCGTTCTTCTTGCGGGTGTTTCTGGGCCTCTCTATTTCATAGTTTCTAGAAAAGTGAAAAAACTGATACGGCGGAAGTAACGGTCAGCAAGTATCGTTATGAATACTAGAATATTATTTAGGTATTGAGATTCGGAGAAAGTTCTCACTCTACTACCATCGAAATCATAGACTATTACAAAAGAGAGGAAGCTACTGAAACATGATAAATAGGAGATGATAGATTGTGGGTTGTAGAAAAGTAACTCCGGCTATCGGGCATAGGTGTTTTAATTTGGTGCAAAATCCCAGCTTTGAAGCGGGTTTAACTGATTGGACAAGTGAAAATGTTACTCTTACCAATTCGTTGCACTTTGAGGGAACGCAGGTCGCGACCATGGGTCCTGATATAGCTCATATGTTTCAGGATGTTGCATTAATTGGTACCGAATGTTCTCCCTTGCTGTTAAGTTTCAATGCTTTTGGTTCTTCTCAGCCC
It encodes the following:
- a CDS encoding AarF/ABC1/UbiB kinase family protein translates to MKWKWFRMVSIVGMALRFFLQIFWYQWRKKTGHEWDGLMRRQAREFREKAIRLQGLLIKVGQFLSTRGDMLPKPFVEEITRLVDQVPAGGWDQARVQLEREWGTSYREILRSVGSEPVASASIGEVYRAELLDGTSVAVKIQRTGIDKVIAADFQALRIITWIARFTPFSDKANFPMLYKEMKTVIERELDFKKEMETAQQFKERFQREEVQVYIPEVYSEYTTKKVLVMEWVEGQKITDTDFLNQSGIDRKGLAERLLKLFIPQYLEQGKFHADPHSGNVLVNEKGEIILLDFGMMGEISKKDAEHLQQLLIALGVKNYAKAVEHLIKLEFVLPSANRKEMEVMLEEALSFDLKSFKQMTQMEMLKMKMELQKVIEALPIQVPTRFVFLGRSFITVEGLIATIYPDGDVVGLGEPILKEWFEQHQGGWWKLVASWVQGQPFFQTLQSLPSLLEEPRRYREWQEEAQRRSFEFEHARDKKRDAFIVLVLSIVLAFIAYGLRNPTLWMASVLLAGVSGPLYFIVSRKVKKLIRRK
- the bcp gene encoding thioredoxin-dependent thiol peroxidase, which codes for MMEVKQWAPDFTLPGSNGKDVTLSDFKGKNVVLYFYPKDMTPGCTTEACDFRDDYASFQALNTVVIGISPDPITQHQKFIAKHDLNFILLADESHEVAEKYGVWKLKKNYGKEYMGIERSTFLIDQEGRIAKVYPKVKVKGHVQEVLAFIKENFD
- a CDS encoding ASCH domain-containing protein — protein: MEGEGDLSLDYWRRVHVIYYKKICEQLEKEFTEELPVVFEQFEVVYVP
- a CDS encoding ASCH domain-containing protein → MKPEHESVRAMWRDFLRKKGVPSEKGYASWHFELTEESANKLAYLVKNGQKKATAAALWSFEQNNEPLPQVGDYSVITDWHGIAPSKRQRSKSFLFATLQRNTLGLKEKAI
- a CDS encoding copper amine oxidase N-terminal domain-containing protein, which codes for MKLKKLAMAVGLIAIVASTPMVTHAVSEIRAKLAPHIKITNEGNLIDTSAATPIIYNGTTYVPLRKVGEALGYDVTWNGESSTVQIKKPDEAYPLYKVEGIEVVSLTAFPDAFKGVTGTVFGRYDVNVSFNITKELNRKPIFTLEVLDKNKNVVSATVITVQRTKPDTWTHPLVFDNFVMANVQDVETANELLRTSYTYRIKIE